One Luteibacter aegosomaticola genomic window carries:
- a CDS encoding chloride channel protein, whose protein sequence is MNDTTGEGAPASRLERLRQHDWLSAQEWRRRILFWSGAVIVGLSAVFFAKAADYAYELFHGMAEHGWWVPFLVTPAMFALLCWLTQGAMKATRGSGIPQAIAALKVEDEGFRDRLLSLKIAVGKMALTLAALVGGASVGREGPTVHVGAGLLYSMGRRFGFAEPAAAGRFILAGSAAGLSAAFNTPLAGVVFAIEEMSGTFEHRMSGTLLTAVIVAGVVSLGVVGNYAYFGEITAALPLGKAWIAVLLTGVVGGLAGGLFARLIIPSARGFRGAMARIRGRQPVVFAAFCGLALVLLSLLTAHGLYGTGYGQARAILEGHGDTGPFFGVLKFLGNIASSWAGIPGGIFSPALAVGAGLGSNIAHLLPGADTSSVVLLGMAAYLAGVTQAPLTATVISLELTANNQMALPIMAACLLARAMSGLVCRVPVYKALADTLVASYEEERARREAPLPPDAVTP, encoded by the coding sequence ATGAACGATACGACGGGGGAAGGCGCGCCCGCATCGCGCCTCGAACGCCTGCGCCAGCACGATTGGCTTTCCGCACAAGAGTGGCGCCGCCGCATCCTGTTCTGGAGTGGCGCGGTGATCGTGGGCCTCTCCGCGGTGTTCTTCGCCAAGGCCGCTGACTACGCGTACGAACTCTTCCACGGCATGGCCGAGCACGGTTGGTGGGTACCATTCCTGGTGACCCCAGCCATGTTCGCCCTGCTCTGCTGGCTCACCCAGGGCGCCATGAAAGCCACCCGCGGCTCGGGCATTCCCCAGGCCATCGCCGCCCTGAAGGTCGAAGACGAAGGGTTCCGCGACCGCCTGCTATCGCTGAAGATCGCGGTGGGCAAGATGGCGCTCACCCTCGCGGCGCTCGTCGGTGGTGCCTCGGTCGGCCGTGAAGGCCCGACCGTGCATGTCGGCGCGGGGCTGCTCTATTCCATGGGGCGCCGCTTTGGATTCGCGGAGCCCGCCGCCGCGGGCCGCTTCATCCTCGCCGGTTCCGCCGCGGGCCTCTCCGCCGCGTTCAACACGCCGCTCGCAGGTGTCGTGTTCGCGATCGAGGAAATGTCGGGCACCTTCGAGCACCGCATGAGCGGCACGCTGCTCACCGCTGTGATCGTCGCGGGCGTCGTGTCGCTCGGCGTCGTCGGCAACTACGCGTACTTCGGTGAGATCACCGCCGCGCTGCCACTGGGCAAGGCGTGGATCGCCGTATTGCTCACCGGCGTCGTGGGCGGCCTGGCCGGCGGCCTGTTCGCCCGTCTCATCATCCCGTCGGCCCGGGGCTTTCGCGGCGCGATGGCGCGCATCCGCGGCCGCCAGCCGGTGGTCTTTGCCGCGTTTTGCGGCCTGGCGCTCGTCTTGCTCAGCCTGCTGACCGCGCACGGCCTTTACGGCACGGGTTACGGCCAGGCCCGCGCCATCCTCGAGGGGCATGGCGATACCGGCCCGTTCTTCGGCGTGCTGAAGTTCCTCGGCAACATCGCATCTTCCTGGGCAGGCATCCCGGGCGGCATCTTCTCGCCCGCCCTCGCCGTCGGTGCCGGACTGGGCTCGAACATCGCCCACCTGTTGCCGGGCGCCGATACCTCCTCCGTCGTGCTGCTCGGCATGGCCGCTTATCTGGCAGGCGTCACCCAGGCTCCGCTCACCGCCACGGTGATCTCGCTCGAACTCACCGCGAACAACCAGATGGCGTTGCCGATCATGGCTGCGTGCCTGCTCGCCCGCGCCATGTCGGGCCTGGTCTGCCGCGTTCCGGTGTACAAGGCGCTGGCGGATACCCTCGTCGCATCGTATGAAGAAGAACGCGCGCGCCGCGAGGCGCCGCTGCCGCCGGATGCCGTCACACCATGA
- a CDS encoding MerC domain-containing protein, with protein sequence MTEPTLAPIVTPETRRRWWHAADRLGATASFLCAIHCALLPFVIAALPLLGLSFLANHRFEEIFVSCACVLAMAALVSGYRRHRRRLPFAFAVPGLLLLVLGVTFLHSDSLLIHSVLVTIGGLLVATAHFINLRVDHSGHAGHIHGPTCAHP encoded by the coding sequence ATGACCGAACCCACGCTCGCTCCCATCGTTACCCCCGAGACCCGCCGTCGCTGGTGGCATGCGGCCGACCGGTTGGGAGCCACGGCGTCGTTCCTGTGCGCTATCCACTGCGCGTTGCTGCCGTTCGTTATCGCGGCGCTGCCGCTGCTGGGCCTGTCGTTCCTGGCCAACCACCGGTTCGAGGAAATCTTCGTCTCCTGTGCCTGTGTCCTCGCCATGGCCGCCCTGGTGTCGGGTTACCGCCGCCACCGCCGTCGCCTGCCGTTTGCGTTCGCCGTGCCGGGCCTGTTGCTGCTGGTCCTGGGCGTGACGTTCCTGCACAGCGATTCGCTGTTGATCCATAGCGTGCTGGTCACGATCGGTGGGTTGCTGGTCGCCACGGCGCACTTCATCAACCTCCGGGTCGACCACAGCGGGCATGCCGGGCATATCCACGGCCCCACCTGCGCCCACCCGTGA
- a CDS encoding cation diffusion facilitator family transporter has protein sequence MSHDHAHAHGHSHGHAHDHSHDHSHFEGSSEKKLLFAFVLTLVMLLVEAAGGLVSGSLALLADAGHMLVDALALLLAFLGARFAARPADARRTYGYGRIEVLAGFVNALTQFALVAFIIFEAVQRLFHPEPILSKIMLVVAGVGLVANVVVLRTLHGHDPDDVNIAGASLHVLGDLLGSVAAVLAALAVMWMGWLWADPVLSILVSLLILRSAWSLLRRSGHILLEGTPEGVHLDEVTKVLHASDPAILDIHHVHVWQMTAGSRMATLHAELAPGADQARVLTAIKTTLSERWQVGHATVQFDPGECPDELEGCGQDGRHSH, from the coding sequence ATGTCACACGACCACGCCCACGCGCACGGCCATTCGCATGGCCACGCGCATGATCATTCGCACGATCACTCGCATTTCGAAGGCAGTAGCGAAAAGAAGCTGCTTTTCGCCTTCGTGCTCACCCTTGTCATGCTGCTGGTGGAAGCCGCGGGCGGCCTCGTTTCCGGTTCGCTGGCGCTGCTTGCGGATGCCGGGCACATGCTGGTCGACGCCCTGGCGCTGCTTCTGGCCTTCCTTGGCGCGCGTTTCGCCGCGCGGCCGGCGGATGCGCGGCGCACGTACGGCTATGGCCGCATCGAGGTGTTGGCGGGCTTCGTCAACGCGCTCACCCAGTTCGCCCTGGTCGCGTTCATTATTTTCGAAGCCGTCCAGCGGCTTTTCCATCCCGAGCCGATCCTGTCCAAGATCATGCTCGTCGTCGCCGGCGTGGGCCTTGTCGCCAACGTGGTGGTCTTGCGCACCTTGCATGGCCACGACCCCGATGACGTGAATATCGCTGGCGCGAGCCTGCACGTTCTCGGCGATTTGCTGGGGTCCGTGGCGGCGGTGCTGGCGGCGTTGGCGGTCATGTGGATGGGCTGGCTCTGGGCCGATCCGGTCCTGTCGATCCTGGTGTCGCTGCTGATCCTGCGCAGCGCCTGGTCGCTCCTGCGGCGTTCCGGCCACATCCTGCTGGAAGGTACGCCCGAGGGCGTGCACCTGGACGAGGTCACGAAGGTGCTCCACGCGTCCGATCCGGCGATCCTGGACATCCATCACGTCCACGTCTGGCAGATGACCGCCGGTTCGCGGATGGCCACGCTTCACGCTGAGCTGGCTCCCGGGGCCGATCAGGCGCGTGTTCTCACGGCGATCAAGACGACCCTCAGCGAGCGCTGGCAGGTGGGCCACGCCACGGTACAGTTTGACCCGGGTGAATGTCCGGACGAGCTGGAAGGCTGCGGGCAGGACGGCCGGCACAGCCACTGA
- a CDS encoding 30S ribosomal protein THX, translating to MGKGDRRTRRGKIYRSSYGNARPHVDIVSGAAVAKPAAAKAAAKKAAPRKKA from the coding sequence ATGGGCAAGGGCGATCGTCGCACCCGTCGCGGCAAGATCTACCGTTCCAGCTACGGCAATGCACGTCCGCACGTCGATATCGTGTCCGGCGCCGCTGTTGCCAAGCCGGCTGCCGCCAAGGCAGCGGCCAAGAAGGCAGCTCCGCGCAAGAAGGCCTGA
- the hutI gene encoding imidazolonepropionase translates to MTTDTRWDYLLLDAGLATLADNGTPYGAIADGALGIKDGRIAFVGARTELPGEPHSLSHRVESLQGTWITPGLVDCHTHLVFGGDRAQEFEMRLEGATYEEIARSGGGIVSSVRATRSASEDELFAQSLPRARALLADGVTTLEIKSGYGLEPDAERRMLRVARRIGVELGIDVRTSFLGMHALPPEYAGRRDDYVALVCDTMLPSLAEEELVDAVDAFCEGIGFSHAETERLFEKATALGLPVKLHAEQLSDLGGAALVARYHGLSADHLEWTSEEGIKAMAAAGTVAVLLPGAYYALRDTRPPPIAGFREHSVAMAVATDLNPGTSPLLSLRLAMGMACTLFRLTPEEALRGATQHGARALGLDDRGTLAIGQRADLAVWNVRHLPELCYWIGGNLLKETWVAGERTV, encoded by the coding sequence ATGACCACCGATACCCGCTGGGATTACCTGCTGCTCGATGCCGGCCTCGCCACACTGGCCGATAACGGCACGCCCTACGGCGCCATCGCCGATGGCGCGCTCGGCATCAAGGACGGGCGCATCGCGTTCGTGGGCGCCCGCACCGAACTGCCCGGCGAACCCCATAGCCTGTCGCACCGGGTCGAGTCATTGCAGGGCACCTGGATCACGCCAGGCCTCGTTGATTGCCACACCCATCTTGTCTTCGGTGGTGATCGCGCGCAGGAATTCGAGATGCGCCTGGAAGGCGCTACGTATGAAGAGATCGCGCGTTCCGGCGGCGGCATCGTCTCCAGCGTACGCGCCACGCGCAGCGCCAGCGAAGACGAACTGTTTGCGCAATCGCTACCCCGGGCGCGCGCCCTGCTCGCCGATGGCGTGACCACGCTGGAGATCAAATCCGGCTACGGCCTGGAACCTGATGCCGAACGGCGCATGCTGCGCGTCGCACGGCGCATCGGCGTGGAGCTGGGCATCGACGTGCGCACCAGCTTCCTCGGCATGCACGCGCTGCCGCCGGAATACGCCGGGCGCCGCGATGACTACGTGGCGCTCGTCTGCGACACGATGCTGCCATCGCTAGCCGAAGAAGAACTCGTCGATGCCGTCGATGCCTTCTGCGAAGGCATCGGCTTCAGCCATGCGGAAACCGAACGCCTCTTCGAAAAGGCGACGGCACTGGGCCTGCCGGTGAAGCTCCACGCCGAACAGCTCTCCGACCTGGGCGGCGCCGCGCTTGTCGCACGTTACCACGGCCTTTCCGCCGATCACCTCGAGTGGACGAGCGAGGAAGGGATCAAAGCCATGGCCGCCGCAGGGACCGTTGCCGTGCTGCTCCCCGGTGCTTACTACGCCCTGCGCGACACGCGGCCGCCGCCTATCGCCGGCTTTCGCGAGCACAGCGTGGCGATGGCCGTGGCCACCGACCTCAATCCGGGCACCTCGCCACTGCTCTCCCTACGTCTCGCCATGGGCATGGCCTGCACGCTGTTCCGCCTCACGCCCGAGGAAGCGCTGCGCGGCGCAACCCAGCACGGTGCCCGCGCACTCGGCCTGGATGACCGCGGCACGCTCGCGATCGGCCAGCGCGCCGACCTCGCCGTGTGGAACGTTCGGCACCTGCCAGAACTGTGCTACTGGATCGGCGGCAATCTGCTAAAGGAAACATGGGTGGCTGGCGAGCGCACGGTGTAA